The sequence GGAATATGGTTCTACATTGGCTCAAAATGAGCGTTTCAGCCTGGAGAGCACTCTGATCACAGCGGATGTGGACCTGGAGCGTTTACGATGGCTCCGACTCAATGAATCCAGCTATTCAGACGGCAGGCGAAAAAAAACACGGACCATCAAAGTGGAAACCCTGCCGGAGATCACTGCCCTTGACCGTGACATCAACCCACTGCCATTCGTACCTTCACGTTTTGCAGAGAAAGAGCACCGTTGTGACGAGATCGTCCATATTCAGGCCCATGGCCTCATCAAGCGTATGAGTCATGCACATATCACAAAAGCCGTGATAGGTATCTCCGGGGGACTTGACTCTACGCTTGCCCTACTCTCTACGCACCGAGCATTTGAGATCATGGGGTGGGACTATTCCAATATTCTTGCAGTGACCATGCCGGGATTCGGGACGACAAGCCGTACCAAATCCAATGCGATCAAACTTTGTGAAGCGTTAGGTGTGACGTTAAGAACCATCGATATCACCGATATTTCCCACAAAGAGTTCGAAGCGATAGAACATGACATAGATGAACACTCTGTCACCTATGAGAATGTACAAGCACGTGCAAGAACATCGATACTGATGAACATGGCCAACAAAGAAGGCGGGCTTGTCATCGGTACGGGTGACCTTAGTGAAGTGGCTTTAGGTTGGTCTACCTACAATGGGGACCACATGAGTATGTATGCATTAAATGCCGGTATCCCTAAAACACTTATACAATATGTTATCGAGTATTTTAAATATGATAAGAGCATAGCCGAAGTGATAGACGATATACTCAATACACCTATAAGCCCTGAACTGCTTCCGCATAAAGAGGATGAGATCGTGCAGGAGACAGAGAGTATTGTAGGTCCATATGAGCTGCATGATTTTTTTCTTTACCATTTTATCAAGTATGGTGCCAAACCAGCAAAGATACGATTCCTGGCCGGTTTAGCCTTTGAGGGGAAATATGATGATGAGACCATTACCAAATGGCTCAAACTCTTTTTGAAACGTTTCTTCACCCAGCAGTTCAAACGTTCATGTATGCCCGACGGTCCCAAAGTCGGTACCATCTCTTTAAGTCCCAGAGCAGATTGGAAGATGGCGAGTGATGCAGATGTTGCAATCTGGTTAGAGGAGTTAGACAAATGAAGTCCAACAACACGATAAAACACTTCATTAACACGATGATCCAGGGGCTGTTCTGGCTTTTACCGATCGTTGCAACTATTATCATCATTTCATGGCTCTATACCAAGATAGAACTTTTAGTAGGTTCTACGTTCAGATTTATCGGCTTCATACCCGAAAAGTATTTCTTTTTGTGGGAACTCTTGGCTATCGTTGTCTTCTTCATCACACTTTACATACTTGGACATCTTGCGCGAACAAGACTCGCGAACCTGTTTGAATACCTCTTCTCCAAAATACCCGGATACACTACGATCAGAGAACTCGTAGGTATTTTCAACTCTTCCAAAAAAGGTAAGAACCAGGTCCTGGTCGTAGCGATCAAAGGTTTTGGAAATGAAGGGTACAATATAGGTCTGATGTATTCACAAAAAGAGAGTATCATCAAAGACCACTACACCATTACACTCTCTATGTCCCCTATACCCAATGGTGGATTTATGTTTGAGGTCCATAAAGAAAAGATCTATGTGATAGAGAATGCCACATTTGACAACAACTTGCAATACCTGCTCTCTATGGGTGTAAAAAGTTTTGCCGAGATCCTAAGGGTTGAGCCCAAAAGTATAGATGAGTTCACCCCGCTTTGCGAGTGGATCAAAAACAATGCATCATAAAAATGTATGAATCATCTATGAAAAGACTCTTTGCTCCAGGTAAATATATGCGCTATAGATTGCAACCGTATCTTTATTGAAATATCAAACGTCTAAAAATGCTATAATAATCTCATACATCAATATAGGAGATCAAAATGGAAAAAGAATTCAAGAAGATCATCGGTGAGAGTAAAACGTCCCTAAAGAAAATGGAAAAATATCTGGAAGCAAAAAGTGAGGACTTCACAGAAGAGGTCAATGTCTTT is a genomic window of Sulfurovum sp. XGS-02 containing:
- a CDS encoding NAD(+) synthase, which gives rise to MFGYYRVASAVNKTIVGNPAKNAEEIIKLIQDAHTKEVSVVVFPELTLTGYTASDLLLNQTLIASQNEKLSHILQHTKAINTIAIIGIALLEADRLYNCAVVIQNGKILGIVPKSYLPNKKEFYEKRQFVSGRDITRTTTELWEEEIPFGVDLLFSDAKEMTFGVEICEDLWAVTPPSNHMANNGANLLFNLSASNELIGKAEYREELVRTQSGRCMAAYVYSSAGVGESTTDTVFGGHAIISEYGSTLAQNERFSLESTLITADVDLERLRWLRLNESSYSDGRRKKTRTIKVETLPEITALDRDINPLPFVPSRFAEKEHRCDEIVHIQAHGLIKRMSHAHITKAVIGISGGLDSTLALLSTHRAFEIMGWDYSNILAVTMPGFGTTSRTKSNAIKLCEALGVTLRTIDITDISHKEFEAIEHDIDEHSVTYENVQARARTSILMNMANKEGGLVIGTGDLSEVALGWSTYNGDHMSMYALNAGIPKTLIQYVIEYFKYDKSIAEVIDDILNTPISPELLPHKEDEIVQETESIVGPYELHDFFLYHFIKYGAKPAKIRFLAGLAFEGKYDDETITKWLKLFLKRFFTQQFKRSCMPDGPKVGTISLSPRADWKMASDADVAIWLEELDK
- a CDS encoding DUF502 domain-containing protein; translation: MKSNNTIKHFINTMIQGLFWLLPIVATIIIISWLYTKIELLVGSTFRFIGFIPEKYFFLWELLAIVVFFITLYILGHLARTRLANLFEYLFSKIPGYTTIRELVGIFNSSKKGKNQVLVVAIKGFGNEGYNIGLMYSQKESIIKDHYTITLSMSPIPNGGFMFEVHKEKIYVIENATFDNNLQYLLSMGVKSFAEILRVEPKSIDEFTPLCEWIKNNAS